GAGCCGAAGATCTTGCCCGCCAGCACGCCGGGCATGTAGCGCTCGCGCACTTCGGGACGCGCGTTGACCAACATGGAGGCGAGCCCCATGTTGAGCATCACCGCGAGCGCGACATCGCACGAGCACGCCACGAGTTCTTCGAACAGCATGCCTTGCATGGTCATCGACCAGCCCATGCCGCCGTATTCCACCGGCACGGTGCAGCCCGGCAGGCCGAATTCGGCGATGCGCTGCGTCAGCTCGCGCATCTTCTCCTTCGGGATAAAGCGGTCGCGATATTCGCGCGCGACGGGTTTGACTTCGGTTTGCAGAAACTTCCGGAAGCTCTCGACCGCGAGGTTCTGGTCTTCGTTGGGCAGTTGATAAGGCATGGTCTATCTCTTGGTAGCGGGTCTCATGCGCGGCCGAAAATGCCGATGTGATCGATGCTTTCCTCGACGCCCCACAGGCCGCCGCCATTGCCCTGAATCGCGAAGCGCGCGCCTTCCACCTGTCGCGGGCCGCACTCGCCGCGCAGTTGTTCGACCAGTTCGAAAATCTGCCCGAGGCCCGTCGCGCCGATGGGATGGCCCTTCGATTCGAGACCGCCCGACGGATTGATCGGCAAGCGCCCGCCGATGCTCGTCTCGCCGCGCTCGGCCATCGCGCCGCTGTCGCCGGGGCGGCACAGGCCCAGGTTCTCGCACAGCGCGATTTCGCCGATGGACGACGCGTCGTGCAGTTCGGCGACGTTAATGTCTTCCGGTCCGATGCCCGCTTCGTCGTAGGCCAGCTTCGCGGCATGCACGGTGATGTGATTGGCGAGATCGTCGCCGGCGCGCGGCGAGGCCGAGCGCACCACGGTCGCGAGCACGCGCACCGCGCGCTTGCGATCGAAGCCGTAGCGTTCCAGCGCCGACTCCGTGCATAGAATTGCAGCCGCCGCGCCGTCGGAGATCGGCGAGCACATCGGCAAGGTCAGCGGATACGTGATCGGCGGCGCGGCGAGAATCTCTTCGATGCTCATCGGCTTGCGATACTGCGACCGCTCGTTGTGCACCGAATGATTGTGATTCTTCGACGACACCGCCGCGAACTGCCGCTGCGTGATGCCCAAGCGTGACATCAGTTGCCGGCCGATGCCCGCGTACACGTCCATGAACACGCTGTACGGCTTGTCCGACGTGGTGCCCGGCGGCGGCGAAATGTTCTTGCCGAGATCGACGATCTGCGCCGCGTTGGCTTCGGCGGTTTCGACGTCCCACGCCGAATCGAACACGGAGAACATGCGCGCCTTGTCCGACGAGTACATCTTCTCCGCGCCCACGGCGAGCACGACATCCGCCATGCCGGCGCGAAGCTGCGTCACCGCGAGATGGAACGCGCTGCTCGCCGACGCGCACGCGCTCTCGACGTTATGAATAGGAATGCCGCCGAAGCCCGCCGGAATCAGCGCGACCTGCCCGCGAATCATGTGCTGGCCCTGCATGTGGCCTTGCGTGGTGTTGCCAAAGTACGCCGCCTGCACCCACTTGCGGTCGCAGCCGGAATCCTTCAGCGCGTCTTCGACGGCCCACGCCGTCAGTTGCTTGACCGACTTGTCGAGGTGACGGCCGAACGGCGTCATGCCGACACCGACGATATAGACTTTTTCCATGTGGATACCTTGATGATCGAGTGAGTGTCAGCAGCCTTTGAAGACCGGTTCGCGCTTTTCGGCGAACGCGCGCAGCCCTTCCTTCACATCGTACGAACGCTGATGATCGCGAAGCTCCAGCAGTTCGTGACGCAGCGCGTCGGCGGCGGATTTGTCCGGCGCTTCGTTCGCCACGCGCTTCATGCGCGCGAGCACGAGCGGGCTCTTCTTCGCGAGCTTGTCGGCGAGCGCCTGCGCGCGCGCGGCGAGTTCCGACGGCGCGAGCACTTCGTTCACGAGTCCGTGCGTCTTCAGTTCGGCGGCGCTCATCGCATCGCCCGTGAAGAGCAGATAGCGCGCGACGTTCACAGGCACCTTGCGCGGCAGAATGGCCGCGCCGCCCGCGCCCGGAAACACGCCGAAATTGGAATGCGCGTCGCCGAGCTTGGCCGAGTCGGAGGCAAGCACGATGTCGCACGCCAACACGATTTCGAGGCCGCCCGCGAGCGCGAGCCCGTTGACGGCGGCGATGACCGGCTTTGGAAACGCGCGCAGCGTGTCGAAGAACTCGACGATCAGTTCGAGGAAATCGCGCACGCCTTCCGCGGGCGGAGCGGCCGCTTCGATCAGATCCGCGCCTGCGCAGAACGCGCGGCCGTTGCCCGTCAGCACGACGGCACGCACGTTGTCGTCGTTGCGCCATGCCTTGAGTTGCTCGGTCAATCCGGTAGCCATCTCGCGATTCAGGCTGTTCATCGCGGCCGGTCGATCCATCGTCAACCAGCCCACGGAGCCCACGAGCGCGTGTGAGAAACTCATCTCTCCTCCACAGTATTAGTAATTGCCTTCGTTGACGTTCGCGTTCGGGTAAGTTAGTTTCCGGTCATCCGATTGACACCCCTCGTTCAGAGGGGGCCATCGCAGGCGGTCGAGCGACCGCCGAAGAGAGCTTCCCCAGCGCGGCTTTCGCGGCCGCCGCACGACTGCATCGACTAGGTGACGACTTGCCCACGCCTTTCACCAAACACCTGGTTTCCACCAAGTTTTCGCCGCCGCGCATCGGCGCACGGCATGTCCCTCGCACGAACCTGCTCGCGCAACTGGATCGCGTGCATCAGGCGCAACTCGCGCTCGTGTCCGGCAGCGCCGGCTACGGCAAGACCGTGCTGCTCGCGCAATGGCGGCAGAACTGCCTGAAGTCCGGCGCGGAGGTCGCATGGCTTTCGCTCACCGCCGACGACGGCGGCTACGCGGATTTTTGCGCAGAGCTCTTCGCGGCGATGCAGCGCCTGGGCATCTCGGTCGAAACCGACATGCCGCCCGACGACACGAGCGCGAGCGCAATGGACGCGGCGATCGCGGCCATCGTCGAGGGCGCGGTCGATCTGCCGAAGGACGTGTATCTGATCATCGACGACTATCACCACGTCGAAGCGCCCGCTGCGCACAAGTTCGTGCAGAAGCTGCTGGATCACGGGCCGGGCAATCTGCACCTCGTGATTTCCTCGCGCGTGACGCCACCGTTGAGTCTCAGCCGCTTGCGGATGATGGGTCAAATCGTCGAAGTGGACAGCGCGGAATTGCCGTTCGATCTGCCGGAAACACGGCATTTTCTCGATGAAAACCTCGGCACCGGCAAGATCAATGCGGACGAGCTCGGCCTGATTCACGAGCTCACGAGCGGCTGGCCGTCGTGCCTGCAACTGATCGTCACGATGCTGCGCAATCGCCCGGAAGCGCGGAGCATGCTGCAGGATCTCGTGTGGCGCTCGAATGATCTGCAGACCTATCTGAGCGAAGAAATCATCGCGCATCTGCCGGAGGAACTGACGGCGTTTGCCGAGAGCATGTGCGTGTTCCGGCGCTTCAACGCGTCGCTCGCGCAGAGCGTGACGGGTCAGGCGAACGCGGCGGACCTGCTCAAGAAGATGGAGGACGATAACCTGCTGACCATCCGAATCGATTCGGACGACAGAATGATCTGGTATCGCCTGCATCGGCTCTTCGGCGAATTTCTTTCGACGCGTCTGGAGCGGCGCGGCCGCGACGCCGTGAACGAGCTGCATAGGCGCGGCGCGCGCTGGTTCGCGGAAAACGGCCTGCTCGCCGACGCCATGCGCCACGCGAGTCTCGGCAACGACATCGAATACGCCACCGGGATGATCGAGCGCGCCGCGCCCGCAACGTGGAATCTCGACTATCTCAGCCCGACGCTGCATCTGCTGGATCGCGTGCCGGAAGATGTGCTGTTCCGTCACCCGCGCCTGTTGTTTCTCGCTTGCCTGACGGTTTCGCTGACGTCGCGGCCCGCGAAGGCCAAGGCGTGGCTCGCGCAACTGCGCAGCGGCGCGCACGGGGTTCCGCCGGAGATCGAGCGCAGTCTGCCGCTCGTCGAGGCGGCCATCGCGTTTCAGAACGATGACGCCGCGCGCATGATCGAACTGCTCGAACCGGTGCGCGACGCGGCCGTCGAGAACCCGTTCCTGCGGTATATGCTGATCGCGGAACTGGGCGTGGCGTATCGCTCGGTGGGCCGCTACGCCGAAGCGAAGCGTCTCTTCGACACGCATCATGTCCCGCACGCCGATCGCAACAACGACATGGCGCTCGTCGTCGAGGCGACGCTGGTGTCCAATCTCATGTTCGAAGGCCGCATGCGCGATGCAGAGCGTCTGGGCTCGGCGTTGCTCGCGCGATCGGTGAAGGCGGCGGGCCAACATTCGATCAGCGCGAACGTGTGCGCCGGCCTGCTCGCGGAGGTCTACTACGAGCTCGATCGCATCGACGACGCCCGCGAGACGATCGCCAACCGGCGCGGCCTGCTGCATTCGTGGGGACCGGATGTCACGATCTGGGCATCGCTGTGCCGCGCGAGGCTCGATCTCTTGCAGGAAGGCGCCGATGCCGCGCTCGCGTTCATCCGGCAGCAGACATCGCATCTGCAAAGCCTCGGTCAGCGGCGCGCCGTCAGCTATATGCTCGCCGAACAGGTCAAGGTTCTGCTCGTCAAGGGCGATCGCGCGGGCGCCAGCGAGACGGCGGCCTTGCTGGACGAACTGGCGCGCGCCAATACGAATACGGACGCGGACGGCGCGGTGCTTCCCGATGAAATCGCGGCGAATGCGGCGCTCACGCGCGCGCGCGTGCTGCGCAACGACGATCCGGCCGAAGCATTGCGCGCGCTCGATGTCGTCCGGGCGCATGCCGTCGGCTTCAACCGTAGCCGCTTGCTTGCGCTCGTCGATCTGCTGTCGGGCGCGGTGCTCGCGGACATGAAGCGGACGGACGACGCGAACGCATGCCTGCTTCGCGCGGTGCAGGCGGGACGCGAGCTCGGCCTCGTGCGGACGTTCGTCGATGAAGCGCAGATCGTCGGCAAGCAGCTCGGCGCTCTCTTGCGCGAGAAGCGGCTCGACGCATCCAGCCTGCGCTACCTCGAAGAGCTGGTCGCGAAGCTCGCCGATAGCGCCAGCGCGGACGACGCCGCGTCGATGCTGCGACGCGCGAACACGTCGAAGACGGACGCCGTGCTTACGCAACGCGAGGTCGAGATTCTCGGGCTCGTCGCGCAGGCCATGTCGAACAAGCGCATCGCGCTCACGCTGAACATCACGCTCGAAACGGTGAAATGGAACCTGCGCAATATCTTCGCGAAGCTGGGCGTATCGAGCCGTTACGATGCGATGGTGTGGGCGCGTAAGCAGGCGCTGATTCAGTAGGCGTCGCTGACGACGTGTCGTTCGAGACACGTTGTGTCCCGGTCGTTCCT
The Caballeronia sp. M1242 DNA segment above includes these coding regions:
- a CDS encoding thiolase family protein produces the protein MEKVYIVGVGMTPFGRHLDKSVKQLTAWAVEDALKDSGCDRKWVQAAYFGNTTQGHMQGQHMIRGQVALIPAGFGGIPIHNVESACASASSAFHLAVTQLRAGMADVVLAVGAEKMYSSDKARMFSVFDSAWDVETAEANAAQIVDLGKNISPPPGTTSDKPYSVFMDVYAGIGRQLMSRLGITQRQFAAVSSKNHNHSVHNERSQYRKPMSIEEILAAPPITYPLTLPMCSPISDGAAAAILCTESALERYGFDRKRAVRVLATVVRSASPRAGDDLANHITVHAAKLAYDEAGIGPEDINVAELHDASSIGEIALCENLGLCRPGDSGAMAERGETSIGGRLPINPSGGLESKGHPIGATGLGQIFELVEQLRGECGPRQVEGARFAIQGNGGGLWGVEESIDHIGIFGRA
- a CDS encoding enoyl-CoA hydratase/isomerase family protein yields the protein MSFSHALVGSVGWLTMDRPAAMNSLNREMATGLTEQLKAWRNDDNVRAVVLTGNGRAFCAGADLIEAAAPPAEGVRDFLELIVEFFDTLRAFPKPVIAAVNGLALAGGLEIVLACDIVLASDSAKLGDAHSNFGVFPGAGGAAILPRKVPVNVARYLLFTGDAMSAAELKTHGLVNEVLAPSELAARAQALADKLAKKSPLVLARMKRVANEAPDKSAADALRHELLELRDHQRSYDVKEGLRAFAEKREPVFKGC
- a CDS encoding LuxR C-terminal-related transcriptional regulator, whose product is MPTPFTKHLVSTKFSPPRIGARHVPRTNLLAQLDRVHQAQLALVSGSAGYGKTVLLAQWRQNCLKSGAEVAWLSLTADDGGYADFCAELFAAMQRLGISVETDMPPDDTSASAMDAAIAAIVEGAVDLPKDVYLIIDDYHHVEAPAAHKFVQKLLDHGPGNLHLVISSRVTPPLSLSRLRMMGQIVEVDSAELPFDLPETRHFLDENLGTGKINADELGLIHELTSGWPSCLQLIVTMLRNRPEARSMLQDLVWRSNDLQTYLSEEIIAHLPEELTAFAESMCVFRRFNASLAQSVTGQANAADLLKKMEDDNLLTIRIDSDDRMIWYRLHRLFGEFLSTRLERRGRDAVNELHRRGARWFAENGLLADAMRHASLGNDIEYATGMIERAAPATWNLDYLSPTLHLLDRVPEDVLFRHPRLLFLACLTVSLTSRPAKAKAWLAQLRSGAHGVPPEIERSLPLVEAAIAFQNDDAARMIELLEPVRDAAVENPFLRYMLIAELGVAYRSVGRYAEAKRLFDTHHVPHADRNNDMALVVEATLVSNLMFEGRMRDAERLGSALLARSVKAAGQHSISANVCAGLLAEVYYELDRIDDARETIANRRGLLHSWGPDVTIWASLCRARLDLLQEGADAALAFIRQQTSHLQSLGQRRAVSYMLAEQVKVLLVKGDRAGASETAALLDELARANTNTDADGAVLPDEIAANAALTRARVLRNDDPAEALRALDVVRAHAVGFNRSRLLALVDLLSGAVLADMKRTDDANACLLRAVQAGRELGLVRTFVDEAQIVGKQLGALLREKRLDASSLRYLEELVAKLADSASADDAASMLRRANTSKTDAVLTQREVEILGLVAQAMSNKRIALTLNITLETVKWNLRNIFAKLGVSSRYDAMVWARKQALIQ